A segment of the Desulfocurvus vexinensis DSM 17965 genome:
GCCGGTAGCCGATGAGCTTGCAGAGGTTGATGACGTTCTGGCGCTGGCGGGCCGTGGGCAGAAAGGCCTCGGCCGCCTGGGCGTCCAGGTAGTAGGCCAGCATGTCGCCCACGCCGCAGAACAGATCGAGCAGGACGACGCCGAGATCGGAGTGGTTGAAATCGGTCCAGCGGTCGGTGAGCTGCGGGATCTTCGCCAGCAGCTCCTGGCGGATCGATTCGTAATCCTTGTTGATGTATCCGATGCTTGCGCGGCCCATGGTCTCTCCGGTTTTCGGCGGTTATGCGAGAGCGCCTGATGCTCTCGCCACGCCGGTTACTTACCGGAAGGGACCTGGATGTGTCGGAGGCGGGATGCCTCAGAGTGGGCCGCGCAGTTGCCAGACGGGATTGGGCTGCCCGGCGGTGTTGTTGAGGTAGTGGGATTCCTTCTTGCCCTCGAAATAGAACAGACCGATGCGGCCCGGCTCCAACGTGGTGATCCGGTGAACGGTGCCAGCGGCGTTGTCTTCCGCCTGGCTCTGGGTGTCGAAGCCCAGACCGCTCGCGGCTAGATAGAGGGCGTGCTCGGCCTGGGGCGCTTCGGTTTCTGGCGCTCCCTCGAAGACCAGATAATGGCCGTGATTGTCACCCGGATGGCTGACGATCCACTTGCCGTTGCGATCCTGAAAGGCTCCCTCGATGTAGGTGACTTCGTATTGCCCGGCTGGCCAGGTGAAGGAATCGTCCGGATCGGGGCTCATCTCGGCCGCGTCGAACCAGAGCAGATTGAACAGCGAGCGCACGTCCGGCGACAGGCGCACGCTGCGCACCGGTGGCGGTTCCGGCTCGGGCTCCGGCTCCGGCTGGGGATAGCTGGGCGCGGGATGGTTCGGGTCTTCTCTGTAGAAGGGATAGACCAGGTTGCCGTCCACCTGGCTCTGGATCACCCGGTAGGCGATATGCACCAGCAGCAGGTTTCCGTCGATATTCAGCGGCCGGTCATCGAAGCGCACCTCCGTGATGATCACCCGCTTTTCCCAGCGCTTGATGGCGTCGATCACGTAATGGCGCAGCAGGCCCTTGAGCACCTCGCCGTTCTGTTCGAACACCAGATCCTTCAGCCGGGAGCCGAACTCCGGATTCATGAACCGTTCGCCGATCCGGGTGCCGAGGATCTGCAGGATGCTTTCGCGGATATGCTCGTGCTCACGTGAGGTGGCGGTCGAGATCTGAGTGCCGCCGGATACCGACTGAAACCGGAACGGATAGCGCAATCCCTTGCCGAGAAAGTCGTAGCTCATCAGGTACGCTCCTCGCAGTCGATGCCGCACTGTCCCGAGCAGCCATTTTCCGGTGCGCCGTCGTCGATGGTTTCTCCCAGGAACCGGACCACCAGATCCAGACCAATTTCCAGACCCAAGTGGATGGTTCCGTTCGCCTCGATCAACCCACCGTGGCCGGACTGGCCGCACTGGAATCCCTTGGCTCCGCCGGAGAGCAGACGGACAGCAATGGTTTCGCCGATGCCCTCGATGCGGCCGATGCCGATGATGTCGATAGGTCCGGCCGGGTTGATCAGGGTGATGAAACGCTCCCGGTGATCGACGTCGAGGCGGATGCCCTCGGGCAGAACCACCGCGAAGCGTTCCGCGCCCATGGCGGTCGGCTCGATCCCGGCAGGCAGTCCGCTGATACCGGCTGCCTCCTGGGTCGAGCGCAGATAGGACTCGACCAGGGTGTAAAGGCGTCCCGGGGCGACCTCGGTGGCCGTGCCGGGTCCGGGGGTGATGACCTGCTGTTCTCCTCCGTCGATAACGCAGATGCGCTGGTCGTCCGTGGTCCGCAGGATCATGCCGTCGGGCAAGGTGAAGAGCCGGTTGCCATCCGGCAGATCCCGGGGTTCGGTGCCCACAGGCAGTTCGACAAAGGGATAAAAATCGGGCTCCGGCTCGATCTGTACCTGCTCCAGGTACTCCTGGGTCCTGGCCTGCTGGGCCTCAAGATAAGCCTGGGCCTGGCCACGCATCGCCTCCGAGGCGGCGTGACTGGCCTCTAGCAGCGTGCGGATGCCGGAAAGTTCTTCACGGATGCCGGACAGGTGATCGCAGAGCACCCGCAGCACATACTGTTGTTCGCCGGAATCGGTCTGCTCGATGGTGGCCTGCAAGTCGGCGGGTTCTTCGGAAATCATGACAACCTCCATTACATGCCGACATTGGCGGGTTGGGATTGATAGCTCATGGCGTTGACCGGCGTCACTGTTCCGGTCGCGCCGTCGATTTCGAACACGGTCCAGACCGTGCCGGGGGCGTTGGGAGCGGTGAAGGTCTGCTCACGGCCATCGTTCAGGAACACTTTCACCGATGCTCCGGACTGCGCCAGGCCGGTGCTCGGATTGGCATTGCGGTTGGTGTAGTCGTGGACCGCGTAGCGGTAGACGCCGGGAATGAGCCGATGGATGGTGATGGTCTCCGGCCCGTAGGAACTGGTGTCGTCCACGTCCAATTCCGCCGCCTCGTTTTCGATGGTGTGGGAATAGAACACATGAAACCGACCGCCCGATGGCGTCGGCCCGGTGAGATGGGAATCGAGATCCCGGGGATTCAGGCCCCACTGCAACACGATGCGGGCGACCTGGCCGTCGAGCTCGGGCGAGAGAACGATCTGGATGTCGCCGGAGGTGTTGGGGTCGGCATTCACCCAGCCATGCCAGGCGATGTATCCCGGCGCGGTGACCTCCACGTAATAGAACCCCTCGGGTACGGACAGCTCGAACCCGCCATAGGCGTTGGCAAAGGTCTGGAACGCCGCCGGGCCGGTTTCCGAGCGGCGGAATTCGATCAGCGCGTTGCCGACACCGCTGGTATTGAGGGCGTTGACCACCATGCCGCTGAGGAAGACCGTGGCTCCGCTGGCAAAGTCCGGGTGGTCGGCGAACCAGGACGGATCGCGGACCTCCACCAGAACATGGCGGAGACTGTCCCGGGCCGAGGATCGCCAGACCATGAGCACGGCGTTGCCGATGGTCCAGCCGCAGCGAATGACACCGTCCGGCCCGATCTCCGCGACTTCCGGGTTGCTGGAGGCAAAGACCGGGGTGTCCACGTCGCCGCGCAGGGAGAGCGGAACCCGTTGCTCGAAATCGCCAGCGGAGAGGCGGATGGAGCGAGGCTGTACCTCCCAGTGGCTGAAGGCTGCCGGGGCATCCGTCATGAAGGTACCTCCACCGGTGCGGAGACGCCGCCGCCATAGACCTCGACCTGAACGTGCCGCAGGCTGAGCCGCTCGGGCGAATCCCA
Coding sequences within it:
- a CDS encoding YfaP family protein, translating into MTDAPAAFSHWEVQPRSIRLSAGDFEQRVPLSLRGDVDTPVFASSNPEVAEIGPDGVIRCGWTIGNAVLMVWRSSARDSLRHVLVEVRDPSWFADHPDFASGATVFLSGMVVNALNTSGVGNALIEFRRSETGPAAFQTFANAYGGFELSVPEGFYYVEVTAPGYIAWHGWVNADPNTSGDIQIVLSPELDGQVARIVLQWGLNPRDLDSHLTGPTPSGGRFHVFYSHTIENEAAELDVDDTSSYGPETITIHRLIPGVYRYAVHDYTNRNANPSTGLAQSGASVKVFLNDGREQTFTAPNAPGTVWTVFEIDGATGTVTPVNAMSYQSQPANVGM
- a CDS encoding GPW/gp25 family protein, which translates into the protein MSYDFLGKGLRYPFRFQSVSGGTQISTATSREHEHIRESILQILGTRIGERFMNPEFGSRLKDLVFEQNGEVLKGLLRHYVIDAIKRWEKRVIITEVRFDDRPLNIDGNLLLVHIAYRVIQSQVDGNLVYPFYREDPNHPAPSYPQPEPEPEPEPPPVRSVRLSPDVRSLFNLLWFDAAEMSPDPDDSFTWPAGQYEVTYIEGAFQDRNGKWIVSHPGDNHGHYLVFEGAPETEAPQAEHALYLAASGLGFDTQSQAEDNAAGTVHRITTLEPGRIGLFYFEGKKESHYLNNTAGQPNPVWQLRGPL